A window of Rhododendron vialii isolate Sample 1 chromosome 11a, ASM3025357v1 contains these coding sequences:
- the LOC131306882 gene encoding uncharacterized protein LOC131306882, with translation MEVAIEIGIEKLEVVGDSNLVVSQANGDWKVKEEKLKPYNQDLEDLIPHFNKVTFTHVPRFENRFADALATLASMVEIPLGVKLRPIVIEQRETPVYRHVMVVDEPDDGHPWYYDIWRFVKIGEYPIEASKKDKIALQRMAAQYIIYGGNLYRR, from the coding sequence ATGGAAGTGGCAATCGAAATTGGTATAGAGAAATTGGAAGTGGTgggagattccaacctggtaGTGTCACAGGCCAATGGCGATTggaaagtcaaagaagaaaaactaaagCCATACAATCAAGATCTTGAGGATCTCATCCCCCATTTCAACAAGGTGACTTTCACTCATGTACCGAGGTTCGAAAATCGATTTGCAGATGCCTTGGCAACTTTGGCATCCATGGTCGAAATCCCTCTCGGTGTGAAGCTGAGGCCTATTGTGATCGAACAAAGGGAGACACCGGTATACCGGCATGTCATGGTTGTGGATGAGCCCGATGATGGTCACCCTTGGTATTATGACATTTGGAGATTTGTGAAAATAGGAGAATACCCCATTGAAGCTAGCAAGAAAGACAAAATCGCCCTCCAAAGGATGGCAGCTCAATACATCATCTACGGAGGAAATCTATATCGAAGGTAA